The following coding sequences are from one Anolis sagrei isolate rAnoSag1 chromosome 6, rAnoSag1.mat, whole genome shotgun sequence window:
- the LOC132777547 gene encoding asialoglycoprotein receptor 1-like: MIQDYQDLTSFDVEDEGGKPIQKVPARLPMSPTLGRRLCPSRRLVLILLGFSGALLLAVIVFGANGSSYRWQISTLKQTLQSINGSMTEEIAGIQSKEKDADTKVTQLEGTVKQLTEEGETAHTRLSGQVKELQKNVRNLNCDLESFKKNRTDNPEACCPKGWVSFRKSCYWESRVGKTWQDAKAECEARYAHLVIITSYEEQQFVATRTKPNYMWIGLSDASGTWKWVDGTSYTVRQEDWCEGQPDNWYGHGLGGGEDCAHLHRRGCWNDDHCTRLYGWVCEMEETE, from the exons ATGATCCAAGACTATCAGGACCTCACCTCCTTCGACGTGGAGGACGAAGGCGGGAAACCCATCCAGAAAG TGCCTGCAAGACTTCCCATGAGCCCGACGCTGGGCCGCCGCCTCTGCCCCAGCCGCCGCCTGGTCCTGATTCTATTGGGCTTCAGTGGCGCCCTTCTCCTAGCGGTCATCGTCTTTGGTGCCAATG GTAGCAGTTATCGCTGGCAGATCAGCACCTTAAAGCAGACCCTTCAAAGCATCAATGGATCAATGACGGAAGAAATAGCTGGCATACAGAGCAAAG AAAAGGATGCTGATACAAAAGTTACACAGTTAGAAGGGACGGTAAAACAGCTGACGGAGGAAGGAGAAACAG CTCATACTCGACTCAGCGGCCAGGTGAAGGAGCTGCAGAAGAATGTCAGGAACCTGAATTGCGACCTGGAGAGCTTTAAAAAGAACCGAACCG ACAATCCTGAAGCCTGCTGTCCTAAAGGCTGGGTTTCCTTCCGGAAAAGCTGTTACTGGGAATCCAGGGTTGGAAAGACCTGGCAAGATGCCAAAGCGGAATGCGAGGCCAGGTACGCCCACCTGGTGATCATCACCTCCTACGAGGAACAG CAATTTGTGGCCACGCGGACGAAGCCCAATTACATGTGGATTGGCTTGAGCGACGCCAGCGGGACATGGAAATGGGTGGATGGGACTTCCTACACCGTTCGGCAAGA GGATTGGTGTGAGGGCCAGCCGGACAACTGGTACGGCCACGGCCTTGGCGGCGGAGAGGATTGTGCCCACCTCCACCGGAGAGGCTGCTGGAACGACGACCATTGCACGCGGCTCTACGGCTGGGTTTGCGAGATGGAAGAGACGGAGTAA